In one window of Janthinobacterium sp. 1_2014MBL_MicDiv DNA:
- a CDS encoding 2-hydroxychromene-2-carboxylate isomerase, whose protein sequence is MTMPTLEFWFDFGSNYSYLSAMRIEALAREQNVDVVWKPFLLGVVFKALGWETSPFVVQKIKGDYMWRDMARLCEKYGLPWRQPGTFPRTALLPMRVALVGADQGWIAPFAQRMMTMNFAADREIDNVEAVSEALTELGLDAPAILARALTQDNKLRLRRQTGQAQALKLFGAPSFISAGELFWGNDRLEDALAHAAAACR, encoded by the coding sequence ATGACTATGCCCACACTGGAATTCTGGTTCGATTTCGGCAGCAACTACAGCTACCTGAGCGCCATGCGCATCGAGGCGCTGGCGCGTGAGCAGAACGTTGACGTCGTCTGGAAGCCTTTCCTGCTGGGCGTCGTCTTCAAGGCCCTGGGATGGGAAACGTCGCCCTTCGTTGTGCAAAAAATCAAGGGCGACTACATGTGGCGCGACATGGCGCGCCTATGCGAGAAATATGGCTTGCCGTGGCGCCAGCCCGGCACCTTCCCCCGCACCGCCCTGCTGCCCATGCGCGTGGCCCTCGTCGGTGCCGACCAGGGCTGGATCGCGCCGTTTGCGCAGCGCATGATGACGATGAATTTTGCCGCGGACCGCGAGATCGACAACGTCGAAGCGGTCAGCGAGGCATTAACGGAACTGGGGCTGGACGCACCGGCCATCCTGGCGCGGGCTTTGACACAGGACAACAAGCTGCGCCTGCGCCGCCAGACTGGTCAGGCGCAGGCGCTGAAGCTGTTTGGCGCGCCCAGCTTCATCAGCGCGGGCGAGCTATTCTGGGGCAATGACCGGCTCGAGGATGCGCTGGCGCACGCGGCGGCCGCCTGCCGTTAA
- a CDS encoding phospholipase D family nuclease, translated as MKKIAVIAIFAATFTSIAQGAGRPEGLPGQSGTPAVTIENAFSPDSGAEELVLKVINTSVSKIRLAAYSFNSRQIAEALLNAKKRGVDVQVLVDARRNQRKNSIAVLDLLFKAGIPTKTISVYAMHHDKYIVADDVSVQNGSFNYSRDAATSNSENVVVVWNSPELAKSFLLHWQNRWDKGIDYRYVAEKRDAGAR; from the coding sequence ATGAAAAAGATCGCCGTTATCGCCATTTTTGCTGCTACGTTCACGTCGATAGCTCAGGGAGCCGGCCGGCCGGAAGGGCTACCTGGCCAATCCGGCACACCTGCTGTGACCATTGAAAATGCATTTTCCCCTGATAGTGGAGCAGAGGAATTGGTTCTCAAGGTCATCAATACATCCGTTTCCAAAATCAGACTCGCCGCGTACTCCTTCAACTCTCGCCAGATAGCAGAAGCGTTGCTGAACGCTAAGAAACGAGGAGTCGATGTCCAGGTACTTGTTGATGCCCGGCGAAACCAGCGAAAGAACAGCATTGCGGTCCTCGACCTGCTATTCAAGGCTGGCATTCCAACGAAAACTATTTCAGTTTATGCCATGCATCATGATAAATACATCGTTGCTGATGATGTGTCCGTTCAAAATGGGAGTTTCAACTACAGCAGGGATGCCGCCACGTCAAATAGCGAAAATGTCGTTGTCGTATGGAACAGCCCAGAATTGGCGAAATCGTTCCTGCTCCACTGGCAAAATCGATGGGACAAGGGTATCGACTATCGATACGTGGCAGAAAAAAGAGACGCCGGCGCCCGTTGA
- a CDS encoding TonB-dependent receptor plug domain-containing protein: MPTLTTLHKAVLISLYGSAALAAFSPAAMAQNTEAAATDGPVQTVSVVGSRRVASSATDTMVPVDIIPISRVAEQGGQFDLAQSLQYISPSFNSTRQTGADGADLIDSAALRGLGSDQTLVLVNGKRRHTTALVNLFGARNRGNTGTDMNAIPLLAIKNVQVLRDGAAAQYGSDAIAGVIDIELKKSLGCEAVAGYSQYSAGDGKNYMTSAYCGIALGDKGTIAITGEYLDRGRSNRADADSMRIIGDTKSRNKTLYVNGDYATSTTGKLYFTAGAQTRDASSAAFGRGGIGSDDIPSRNSAAMYPDGFVPFINGKIDDQYATIGHRSQIGEWHADFSQTYGYNKMRYDISHTLNASIANRDLLAGGKGVSASNFDAGGFSFQQLTSNADFSRYYDTVMRGMNVAFGAEYRSEEYKIMAGEEASYIDADGVGVGGNAGSQGFPGFQPGDATKARRHSIAAYGDVELDWTERLKTQAALRYEKFSDFGSTVTGKLAASYKVAPEVLLRGSASTGFRAPSLQQVYFSSTFTDFIGGVPTDVVLAPNGGAVANAAGIPKLKEEKSSSFTFGATWTPTQAISVTADLYNIKIKDRIVLSGRFNADNYPDLAARLALLGVGEAQFFVNSIDTRTRGLDLTASHKGELAGNRLNSFLALNLSKTEVTKVKTPDSLKGYEDVLLSERERLFIEQGGPRAKATLGFDYITGKLESDLRIIYFGPQTLGTFSGTAEGVPNARYQAKTSADLSFTYSINKNTKLTFGGNNIFNVKPTTQNADETDNGFKYDSVQFGLNGASYFGRLWVKF; the protein is encoded by the coding sequence GTGCCGACCCTCACCACCTTGCATAAAGCAGTCCTCATCAGTCTGTACGGCAGCGCCGCCCTGGCCGCCTTCAGTCCCGCCGCCATGGCCCAGAACACGGAAGCGGCTGCCACGGATGGCCCCGTGCAAACAGTCAGCGTGGTCGGCTCGCGCCGGGTCGCCAGTTCCGCCACGGACACCATGGTGCCGGTCGATATCATCCCCATTTCCAGGGTGGCGGAGCAAGGCGGACAATTTGATCTGGCGCAATCGCTGCAATACATTTCGCCTTCGTTCAACTCCACGCGCCAGACGGGCGCCGACGGGGCCGACCTCATCGATTCGGCCGCCCTGCGCGGACTCGGCTCCGACCAGACGCTGGTGCTGGTGAACGGCAAGCGGCGCCACACGACGGCCCTCGTCAACCTGTTCGGCGCGCGCAACCGCGGCAACACGGGCACGGACATGAATGCGATTCCCTTGCTGGCAATCAAGAATGTGCAAGTGCTGCGCGACGGCGCCGCCGCCCAGTACGGCTCGGACGCCATTGCCGGCGTGATCGATATCGAACTGAAGAAAAGCCTGGGCTGCGAAGCGGTGGCCGGCTACAGCCAGTACTCGGCCGGCGATGGCAAGAACTACATGACGTCCGCCTACTGCGGCATCGCCCTCGGCGACAAGGGCACGATTGCCATCACGGGCGAATACCTGGACCGGGGCCGCTCGAACCGCGCCGATGCGGACAGCATGCGCATCATCGGCGACACCAAGTCCAGGAACAAAACCCTGTACGTGAATGGCGACTATGCCACCAGCACCACGGGAAAACTGTACTTCACTGCGGGCGCGCAGACGCGCGACGCGTCGAGCGCCGCGTTTGGCCGCGGCGGCATCGGCAGCGACGACATCCCGTCGCGCAATTCGGCCGCCATGTATCCGGACGGCTTCGTGCCTTTCATCAATGGCAAGATCGACGACCAGTACGCCACCATCGGCCACCGCAGCCAGATCGGCGAATGGCATGCGGATTTCTCGCAAACCTATGGCTACAACAAGATGCGCTACGACATCAGCCATACGCTCAACGCATCCATCGCCAACCGCGACTTGCTGGCCGGCGGCAAGGGCGTGAGCGCCAGCAACTTTGACGCGGGCGGTTTCTCGTTCCAGCAGCTGACCAGCAACGCCGACTTCAGCCGCTATTACGACACGGTGATGCGCGGCATGAACGTGGCCTTCGGCGCCGAATACCGCAGCGAGGAATACAAGATCATGGCCGGCGAAGAAGCTTCCTACATCGACGCCGACGGCGTGGGCGTGGGCGGCAACGCGGGCAGCCAGGGCTTCCCCGGCTTCCAGCCCGGCGACGCCACCAAGGCCAGGCGCCACAGCATCGCCGCGTATGGCGACGTGGAACTGGACTGGACGGAGCGCCTGAAAACCCAGGCCGCCCTGCGCTACGAGAAATTCAGCGATTTCGGTTCCACCGTGACGGGCAAGCTGGCCGCCAGCTATAAGGTGGCGCCCGAGGTGCTGCTGCGCGGCTCGGCCAGCACGGGCTTCCGCGCGCCGTCCCTGCAGCAAGTGTATTTCTCGTCCACCTTCACCGACTTCATCGGCGGCGTTCCCACCGACGTGGTGCTGGCGCCCAATGGCGGCGCCGTCGCCAACGCGGCCGGCATCCCGAAGCTGAAGGAGGAAAAATCCAGCAGCTTCACCTTCGGCGCCACCTGGACGCCGACGCAAGCCATCTCCGTGACGGCCGACCTGTACAACATCAAGATCAAGGACCGCATCGTGCTGTCGGGCCGCTTCAATGCCGACAACTACCCTGACCTGGCGGCGCGCCTGGCCTTGCTGGGCGTGGGCGAGGCGCAATTTTTCGTCAACTCCATCGACACGCGCACACGGGGACTGGACCTGACGGCCTCGCACAAGGGCGAACTGGCCGGCAACCGCCTGAACAGCTTCCTGGCCCTCAACCTGAGCAAGACGGAAGTGACGAAGGTCAAGACGCCCGACTCGCTGAAAGGCTACGAAGACGTGCTGCTGTCCGAACGCGAGCGCCTGTTCATCGAACAGGGCGGCCCGCGCGCGAAAGCCACCCTGGGCTTCGACTACATCACGGGCAAGCTGGAATCGGACTTGCGCATCATCTACTTCGGCCCGCAAACCCTGGGCACCTTCAGCGGCACGGCCGAAGGCGTGCCGAACGCGCGCTACCAGGCCAAGACCTCGGCCGACCTGAGCTTTACCTACAGCATCAACAAGAACACCAAGCTGACGTTTGGCGGCAACAACATCTTCAACGTCAAGCCGACCACGCAGAACGCCGACGAGACGGACAACGGTTTCAAGTACGACAGCGTGCAGTTCGGCCTGAATGGCGCATCGTACTTCGGGCGGCTGTGGGTGAAGTTCTGA
- a CDS encoding PhzF family phenazine biosynthesis protein: MNVHLLKCFGAEPGGGNAALVVENDDSGETGRQRFARERNVSACVFIDRQADGGIVLDYFYPHTRSPLCLHATLAASHVLLTAPGAPATLTVTTAMRGQALHLLRSAQGLFIGLAPQPAHAVAIERYVPSELMGQHMHLASPPVIASVGSPKLLLEVADRTTLRALRPNLELIADWSALHKVSGCYAYCRTGEGEYEGRNFNHLDPALEDSATGVAAGALAAHLQQSLRLHQGHLTQQPCLIQVQYSAHEIRVGGMVQRST, encoded by the coding sequence ATGAACGTTCACCTTTTAAAATGTTTCGGTGCCGAACCCGGCGGCGGCAATGCGGCGCTGGTCGTGGAAAACGACGACAGCGGCGAAACCGGGCGCCAGCGCTTTGCCCGCGAGCGCAATGTGAGCGCCTGCGTCTTCATCGACCGCCAGGCCGATGGCGGCATCGTGCTCGACTATTTCTATCCGCACACGCGCAGTCCCCTGTGCCTGCACGCCACCCTGGCAGCCAGCCACGTCTTGCTGACGGCGCCTGGCGCGCCGGCGACATTGACGGTCACGACCGCCATGCGCGGACAAGCCTTGCACCTGCTGCGCAGCGCGCAGGGATTGTTCATCGGCCTGGCGCCCCAGCCTGCCCACGCCGTCGCCATCGAGCGCTATGTGCCGTCGGAACTGATGGGCCAGCACATGCACCTGGCGTCACCGCCCGTGATCGCTTCCGTGGGCAGTCCGAAGCTGCTGCTGGAAGTGGCCGACCGCACCACCCTGCGCGCCTTGCGGCCGAACCTGGAATTGATCGCCGACTGGAGCGCCCTGCATAAGGTCAGCGGCTGCTATGCGTATTGCCGCACGGGCGAAGGCGAATACGAAGGGCGCAATTTCAACCACCTCGATCCGGCGCTGGAAGACAGCGCCACGGGCGTGGCGGCAGGGGCGCTGGCAGCGCACTTGCAGCAGTCGCTGCGCCTGCATCAGGGCCACCTGACGCAGCAGCCGTGCCTGATCCAGGTGCAATACAGCGCGCATGAAATCCGGGTGGGCGGCATGGTGCAACGCAGCACCTGA